Proteins from a genomic interval of Longimicrobium sp.:
- a CDS encoding sensor histidine kinase gives MHLRADQKLFLSYLAVIAAVVVALTLGVGSMLRRHLTGMVADDMSRELALVRTLEERNPQLDADSLADWLGHITGRRITIIAPTGVVRGDSEKDGPALAAMENHGNRPEVRAAIRGRMGEAVRVSSTIGTEYLYLAIPASTGMIIRVSVPLREVNRAVTRVQRGIFGVGVIALVLTGLLSFGFSRVVTHPLRQITQAARAMSAGDLTQRARTRGRDELAEMADSLNLLAGELQRRLGQLEGERAEMQTLIDAMSEGVIAVDPQGRVRRANPAARKMFSLAADPRGISPEEVARRQAYLEMVGRVLAGDAVPATELTVDGRSLLATAQPLPPGGAVMVFLDVSQLRRLEDVRRDFVANASHELKTPLTNIRGYSETLLDPDLPPELRTRFAGTVKDNAERLQRIVDDLLDLSRLESGGWRVQPEIVSVAEIAEDAWSAFGDAAARKHAHFGVDVPHDAEFVWADPAALRQILSNLFSNALRYIADEGEISVTARPAAGPTAEAGRRRAEAPAEAPAAPGGPRPWVTIEVQDTGAGIPSAHLPRIFERFYRADAARSREEGGTGLGLAIVKHMVEGHGGTVCAESQLGRGTTIRFTLPTPHDPDPSGDESTSRISAEARFAA, from the coding sequence GTGCACCTTCGCGCCGACCAGAAGCTCTTCCTCAGCTACCTCGCCGTCATCGCCGCCGTGGTGGTGGCGCTGACGCTGGGCGTGGGCTCCATGCTCCGCCGCCACCTCACGGGGATGGTGGCCGACGACATGAGCCGCGAGCTGGCGCTGGTCCGCACGCTGGAGGAGCGCAACCCGCAGCTCGACGCCGACTCGCTGGCCGACTGGCTGGGCCACATCACCGGACGCCGCATCACCATCATCGCCCCGACCGGCGTGGTGCGGGGAGATTCGGAGAAGGACGGGCCCGCGCTGGCGGCGATGGAGAACCACGGCAATCGCCCCGAGGTCCGCGCCGCCATCCGCGGCCGCATGGGCGAGGCGGTGCGGGTGAGCTCCACCATCGGCACCGAGTACCTGTACCTCGCCATCCCCGCCTCCACCGGGATGATCATCCGCGTCTCCGTTCCGCTGCGCGAGGTGAACCGTGCGGTGACTCGGGTGCAGCGGGGGATCTTCGGCGTGGGGGTGATCGCGCTCGTCCTCACCGGCCTCCTCTCGTTCGGCTTCAGCCGCGTCGTCACCCACCCGCTGCGCCAGATCACGCAGGCCGCGCGCGCCATGTCCGCGGGCGACCTCACGCAGCGCGCGCGCACCCGCGGCCGCGACGAGCTGGCGGAGATGGCCGACTCGCTGAACCTGCTCGCGGGCGAGCTGCAGCGCCGCCTCGGCCAGCTGGAGGGCGAGCGGGCGGAGATGCAGACGCTCATCGACGCCATGTCCGAGGGCGTCATCGCCGTCGACCCGCAGGGCCGCGTGCGCCGCGCCAACCCGGCGGCGCGGAAGATGTTCTCGCTGGCCGCGGACCCGCGCGGCATCAGCCCCGAGGAGGTGGCACGGCGGCAGGCGTACCTGGAGATGGTGGGGCGCGTCCTGGCCGGCGACGCCGTTCCCGCCACGGAGCTGACGGTGGACGGGCGGAGCCTGCTGGCCACCGCCCAGCCGCTCCCCCCCGGGGGTGCGGTGATGGTGTTCCTGGACGTGTCGCAGCTGCGGCGGCTGGAAGACGTGCGCCGCGACTTCGTGGCCAACGCCTCGCACGAGCTGAAGACGCCGCTCACCAACATCCGCGGCTACAGCGAAACGCTGCTGGACCCCGACCTGCCGCCCGAGCTGCGCACCCGCTTCGCCGGCACGGTGAAGGACAACGCCGAGCGGCTGCAGCGCATCGTCGACGACCTGCTGGACCTGTCGCGGCTGGAGTCGGGCGGGTGGCGCGTGCAGCCCGAGATCGTCTCCGTGGCCGAGATCGCGGAGGACGCGTGGTCCGCCTTCGGCGACGCCGCCGCCCGCAAGCACGCCCATTTCGGCGTCGACGTGCCGCACGACGCCGAGTTCGTCTGGGCCGACCCCGCCGCGCTCCGGCAGATCCTGAGCAACCTGTTCAGCAACGCGCTCCGCTACATCGCCGACGAGGGGGAGATCTCGGTGACCGCGCGCCCCGCCGCCGGCCCCACGGCCGAAGCCGGCCGCCGCCGCGCCGAAGCCCCCGCCGAAGCCCCCGCCGCGCCGGGAGGCCCCCGGCCGTGGGTGACCATCGAGGTGCAGGACACCGGCGCGGGGATCCCCTCCGCACACCTGCCGCGCATCTTCGAACGCTTCTACCGCGCCGACGCCGCCCGCTCGCGCGAGGAGGGCGGCACGGGGCTGGGGCTGGCCATCGTCAAGCACATGGTCGAGGGCCACGGCGGCACCGTGTGCGCCGAAAGCCAGCTCGGCCGCGGAACCACCATCCGCTTTACCCTCCCCACCCCCCACGACCCCGACCCCAGCGGCGACGAATCCACGTCCAGAATTTCCGCCGAAGCGCGGTTCGCGGCCTGA
- the tsf gene encoding translation elongation factor Ts produces the protein MAEISAKDVKELRDRTGAGMMECKGALNEAGGDMERAIDILRAKGAAKAAKRAERETKEGAVGSYIHMGGKIGVLVEVGCETDFVARNDEFQKLVRDVAMHIAAAAPVAVRREDFPADLVERERAVYLEQTKESGKPEQIWDKIVNGKLEKFYAEQALLEQPYVKNPDITVGQLVTDASARTGEKIEVRRFARFALGES, from the coding sequence ATGGCCGAGATTTCCGCGAAGGACGTGAAGGAGCTCCGCGACCGCACCGGCGCGGGGATGATGGAGTGCAAGGGCGCCCTGAACGAGGCGGGCGGCGACATGGAACGGGCGATCGACATCCTGCGCGCGAAGGGCGCGGCCAAGGCGGCCAAGCGCGCCGAGCGCGAGACCAAGGAAGGCGCGGTCGGCAGCTACATCCACATGGGCGGCAAGATCGGCGTGCTGGTGGAGGTGGGCTGCGAGACCGACTTCGTGGCGCGCAACGACGAGTTCCAGAAGCTGGTGCGCGACGTGGCCATGCACATCGCCGCGGCGGCGCCCGTGGCCGTGCGGCGCGAGGACTTCCCGGCCGACCTGGTGGAGCGCGAGCGCGCGGTGTACCTGGAGCAGACGAAGGAGTCCGGCAAGCCGGAGCAGATCTGGGACAAGATCGTGAACGGCAAGCTGGAGAAGTTCTACGCCGAGCAGGCGCTGCTGGAGCAGCCGTACGTGAAGAACCCCGACATCACCGTGGGGCAGCTGGTGACCGACGCCTCGGCCCGCACCGGCGAGAAGATCGAGGTGCGCCGGTTCGCGCGCTTCGCGCTCGGCGAGTCGTGA
- the frr gene encoding ribosome recycling factor: MSSLDKAKQRMEGALESLRREFGAVRTGKASPALLDTVRVEAYGSKVPLNQVGTVSAPEPRMLTVQPWDRGLMKDIERALRESDLGLNPSNDGQIIRIPIPALTEERRKEYVRMLHKLAEEGRVAVRHARKDANDEVKHRQKDEGLSEDDIRREQDKVQKLTDQYIAKIEEMLKHKEAEVMEV, encoded by the coding sequence ATGTCCAGCCTAGACAAAGCCAAGCAGCGGATGGAGGGCGCCCTGGAGTCGCTGCGCCGCGAGTTCGGCGCCGTGCGCACCGGCAAGGCCAGCCCCGCGCTGCTCGACACCGTGCGGGTGGAAGCGTACGGCAGCAAGGTGCCGCTGAACCAGGTGGGCACCGTGAGCGCCCCCGAGCCGCGGATGCTGACGGTGCAGCCGTGGGACCGCGGGCTGATGAAGGACATCGAGCGGGCGCTGCGCGAGAGCGACCTGGGGCTGAACCCCTCGAACGACGGGCAGATCATCCGCATCCCCATCCCCGCGCTGACCGAGGAGCGGCGGAAGGAGTACGTGCGGATGCTGCACAAGCTGGCGGAGGAGGGCCGCGTGGCCGTGCGCCACGCGCGCAAGGACGCCAACGACGAGGTCAAGCACCGGCAGAAGGACGAGGGGCTGTCGGAGGACGACATCCGCCGCGAGCAGGACAAGGTGCAGAAGCTCACCGATCAGTACATCGCGAAGATCGAGGAGATGCTGAAGCACAAGGAAGCCGAGGTGATGGAGGTCTGA
- the rpsB gene encoding 30S ribosomal protein S2 yields MAQPSIQELLEAGVHFGHQTSRWNPKMRKFIFAERNGIYIIDLKKTLRQIELAQELVRNVISRGDRVLFVCTKKQLRQVIQAEAERSSSFHVTERWLGGMLTNFATIKKQIRRLRELERGMEEGAFDFYTKKERLMLDRERERLDKYLAGVKDMARLPGALFVVDAKKEKIAISEANKLGIPVIAIADTNADPDVLTVPIAGNDDAIRSVSVITGALSDSILEARAAMPADARRAADEAEVTVYSTETGSSAPADDDRGRRRRPRRKRRPGAGAPGGAGADQGAAE; encoded by the coding sequence ATGGCTCAGCCGAGCATCCAGGAGCTACTCGAAGCAGGTGTCCATTTCGGGCACCAGACGTCCCGCTGGAACCCGAAGATGCGCAAGTTCATCTTCGCGGAGCGGAACGGCATCTACATCATCGACCTGAAGAAGACGCTCCGGCAGATCGAGCTGGCGCAGGAGCTGGTGCGCAACGTGATCAGCCGCGGCGACCGCGTGCTGTTCGTGTGCACCAAGAAGCAGCTGCGCCAGGTGATCCAGGCCGAGGCCGAGCGGTCGAGCTCGTTCCACGTGACCGAGCGGTGGCTGGGCGGAATGCTCACCAACTTCGCCACCATCAAGAAGCAGATCCGCCGCCTGCGCGAGCTGGAGCGCGGGATGGAGGAGGGCGCCTTCGACTTCTACACGAAGAAGGAGCGCCTGATGCTGGACCGCGAGCGCGAGCGGCTGGACAAGTACTTGGCCGGCGTGAAGGACATGGCCCGCCTGCCGGGCGCGCTGTTCGTGGTCGACGCCAAGAAGGAGAAGATCGCGATCTCCGAGGCCAACAAGCTGGGGATCCCGGTCATCGCCATCGCCGACACCAACGCCGACCCCGACGTGCTGACGGTGCCGATCGCCGGCAACGACGACGCGATCCGCTCGGTGAGCGTGATCACGGGAGCGCTGTCGGACTCGATCCTCGAGGCGCGCGCGGCCATGCCGGCCGACGCCCGCCGCGCCGCCGACGAGGCCGAGGTCACGGTGTACAGCACCGAGACCGGGAGCAGCGCGCCGGCCGACGACGACCGGGGCCGCCGCCGCCGCCCGCGCCGCAAGCGGCGTCCGGGCGCCGGCGCGCCGGGGGGCGCCGGGGCCGACCAGGGGGCCGCGGAGTAA
- a CDS encoding phosphatidate cytidylyltransferase: MARSETATRVAVAAVGIPIAVAAMYLGGWVLAALLALCAVLSTRELFRMAELKRAFGLAVVGMLGAAGLILLAAIDPARGVDTPLLFSGVAAIILAALTAAIWQRGVAGEPLLSVAVTIMGAVYPALLMFALFLRHLPGVTGNLHGTAILLFPVVLTWLSDTYAYFAGRLWGKRKLIPRVSPGKTVAGALGAVIGTPITAVGYSFLLALFPTWHVGIVEAAVFGLLISLAAQVGDLAESLLKRDVGVKDSGRLLPGHGGALDRFDSLFFTLPVAYGFLMLLVYR; the protein is encoded by the coding sequence TTGGCTCGTTCCGAGACTGCAACGCGCGTTGCCGTGGCCGCGGTGGGAATTCCCATCGCGGTCGCTGCCATGTACCTGGGCGGCTGGGTGCTGGCCGCGCTCCTGGCGCTCTGCGCCGTGCTCTCCACGCGCGAGCTCTTCCGCATGGCCGAGCTGAAGCGCGCCTTCGGCCTGGCCGTAGTGGGGATGCTCGGCGCCGCCGGGCTCATCCTCCTCGCCGCGATCGACCCGGCGCGCGGCGTCGACACGCCGCTGCTCTTTTCCGGTGTCGCCGCCATCATCCTGGCCGCGCTCACCGCGGCCATCTGGCAGCGCGGCGTGGCGGGCGAGCCGCTCCTTTCCGTCGCGGTGACGATCATGGGCGCCGTCTACCCGGCGCTGCTGATGTTCGCGCTCTTCCTCCGCCATCTCCCCGGCGTCACCGGCAACCTGCACGGGACGGCCATCCTCCTCTTTCCCGTGGTCCTCACCTGGCTCAGCGACACCTACGCGTACTTCGCGGGGCGGCTGTGGGGGAAGCGGAAGCTGATCCCCAGGGTGAGCCCGGGGAAGACGGTGGCCGGCGCGCTGGGGGCGGTGATCGGCACCCCCATCACCGCGGTGGGGTACAGCTTCCTGCTGGCGCTCTTCCCGACGTGGCACGTGGGGATCGTGGAGGCCGCGGTCTTCGGCCTCCTCATCTCCCTGGCCGCGCAGGTGGGCGACCTGGCCGAGTCGCTGCTGAAGCGCGACGTGGGGGTGAAGGACTCGGGGCGGCTGCTGCCGGGGCACGGCGGCGCGCTGGACCGCTTCGACTCGCTCTTCTTCACCCTCCCGGTGGCGTACGGCTTCCTGATGCTGCTGGTATACCGCTGA
- a CDS encoding isoprenyl transferase — MASDLLQQLRLNGPVPRHVAVIMDGNGRWARERGRPREFGHRAGMRAVREAVEAAGDAGVEVLTLFAFSQENWHRPQGEVAALMTLLELYVRKERRELKEKGVEVHAVGQLHLLGPRTRAAIQSIVEHTRGGTKLKLNLAISYGSRAEIVHAARRLAERVREGTLMPGEIDEELFAEHLYTPGDPDPDLLIRTSGEMRISNFMLWQLAYTELHVSPVLWPDFTREHFFAALLEYQQRERRFGRVLAT, encoded by the coding sequence ATGGCTTCCGACCTCCTCCAGCAGCTTCGCCTGAACGGCCCGGTGCCCCGGCACGTGGCCGTGATCATGGACGGCAACGGCCGCTGGGCGCGCGAGCGCGGGCGCCCGCGCGAGTTCGGGCACCGCGCGGGGATGCGCGCCGTGCGCGAGGCGGTGGAGGCGGCGGGCGACGCCGGGGTGGAGGTGCTCACCCTCTTTGCCTTCAGCCAGGAGAACTGGCACCGGCCGCAGGGCGAGGTGGCGGCGCTGATGACGCTGCTGGAGCTGTACGTGCGCAAGGAGCGCCGCGAGCTGAAGGAGAAGGGGGTCGAGGTGCACGCCGTCGGCCAGCTCCACCTGCTCGGCCCCCGCACGCGCGCGGCCATCCAGAGCATCGTGGAGCACACGCGCGGCGGCACGAAGCTGAAGCTGAACCTGGCCATCAGCTACGGCTCGCGCGCCGAGATCGTGCACGCGGCGCGGCGGCTGGCCGAGCGGGTGCGCGAGGGAACGCTGATGCCGGGCGAGATCGACGAGGAGCTGTTCGCCGAGCACCTGTACACCCCCGGCGACCCGGACCCCGACCTGCTGATCCGCACCTCGGGCGAGATGCGCATCTCCAACTTCATGCTGTGGCAGCTGGCGTACACCGAGCTGCACGTTTCGCCCGTCCTCTGGCCGGACTTCACCCGCGAGCACTTCTTCGCGGCGCTGCTGGAGTACCAGCAGCGCGAGCGGCGCTTCGGCCGCGTGCTGGCCACCTGA
- the rpsI gene encoding 30S ribosomal protein S9 codes for MAIEQYHAIGRRKTSVARVYLRPGNGTWVVNGRPLEQYLPRHVLRQSATRPLAATETEGQFDVKVTVNGGGLRGQADAIQLGVARALLQVNEEFRSRLRAEELLTRDPREVERKKPGRPGARKRFQFSKR; via the coding sequence ATGGCTATCGAACAGTACCACGCCATCGGCCGGCGCAAGACGTCGGTCGCGCGCGTCTACCTCCGCCCCGGCAACGGCACGTGGGTGGTGAACGGGCGGCCCCTCGAGCAGTACCTGCCGCGCCACGTGCTGCGGCAGTCGGCCACCCGCCCGCTGGCGGCCACCGAGACCGAGGGCCAGTTCGACGTGAAGGTCACGGTGAATGGTGGCGGCCTCCGCGGCCAGGCCGACGCCATCCAGCTGGGCGTTGCCCGCGCGCTGCTGCAGGTGAACGAGGAGTTCCGCTCGCGCCTGCGCGCCGAGGAGCTGCTCACCCGCGATCCGCGCGAGGTGGAGCGGAAGAAGCCCGGACGTCCGGGCGCCCGCAAGCGGTTCCAGTTCTCCAAGCGCTAG
- a CDS encoding response regulator transcription factor, whose protein sequence is MPTASAPPHLPRAFDTLIGASSAARTDAPKMANAHILVVDDEPDISALVAYHLARESYRVRTASSGPEAIRAAEVERPDLVILDLMLPGMSGLQVLEELRRRPETQEIPVILLTARREEQDRITGLKLGADDYVAKPFSPQELILRVGAVLRRVQQAPPAGKTGKVVRVGPFTVDTGAARAEVDGRELDLTPTEYRLLLTLMERRGRVQSRRQLLEAVWEVTANIATRTVDMHVQRLRNKLDEHADWVETVRGFGYRFRTDPPR, encoded by the coding sequence TTGCCGACCGCTTCAGCGCCGCCGCATCTTCCGCGCGCCTTCGACACCCTCATCGGCGCATCCAGCGCCGCGCGGACCGACGCCCCCAAGATGGCCAACGCCCACATCCTGGTGGTCGACGACGAGCCCGACATCTCCGCGCTCGTCGCCTATCACCTGGCGCGCGAGTCGTACCGCGTCCGCACCGCGTCCAGCGGCCCCGAGGCCATCCGCGCCGCCGAGGTGGAGCGCCCGGACCTGGTCATCCTGGACCTGATGCTTCCCGGGATGTCGGGGCTGCAGGTGCTGGAGGAGCTGCGCAGGCGCCCGGAAACGCAGGAGATCCCCGTGATCCTTCTCACCGCGCGCCGCGAGGAGCAGGACCGCATCACCGGGCTGAAGCTGGGCGCCGACGACTACGTGGCCAAGCCGTTCTCGCCGCAGGAGCTGATCCTGCGCGTGGGCGCCGTGCTGCGCCGCGTGCAGCAGGCGCCGCCCGCGGGGAAGACGGGGAAGGTGGTGCGGGTAGGTCCCTTCACCGTGGACACCGGCGCCGCGCGGGCGGAGGTCGACGGCCGCGAGCTGGACCTGACGCCGACGGAGTACCGCCTGCTGCTGACGCTGATGGAGCGCCGCGGCCGGGTGCAGAGCCGGCGGCAGCTGCTGGAGGCGGTGTGGGAGGTCACCGCCAACATCGCCACGCGCACCGTGGACATGCACGTGCAGCGGCTCCGCAACAAGCTGGACGAACACGCCGACTGGGTGGAGACGGTGCGCGGCTTCGGCTACCGCTTCCGCACCGACCCGCCACGCTGA
- the pyrH gene encoding UMP kinase: MTFNRQRRDDPPPPDVAALKYRRVLLKLSGEMLAGDMKYGISPPVVDRLTDEIKQVHDMGVSLGLVIGGGNIVRGTLASQQGMDRVNADYMGMLATVINALALQDWLERKGTETRVLTAIRMEQLAEPYIRRRALRHLDKGRVVIFAGGTGNPYFSTDSAAVLRGIEMEADVIVKATKVDGVYTADPAKDATATFIPEISFLDALSRELGVMDAAALSLCKENGTPVIVCSLDSPDTVARVVRGERIGTLVHP, from the coding sequence GTGACCTTCAACCGGCAGCGGCGCGACGACCCGCCGCCTCCCGACGTGGCGGCGCTGAAGTACCGGCGCGTGCTGCTGAAGCTCTCCGGCGAGATGCTGGCGGGCGACATGAAGTACGGCATCTCGCCCCCGGTGGTCGACCGGCTGACCGACGAGATCAAGCAGGTCCACGACATGGGCGTGAGCCTGGGCCTGGTGATCGGCGGCGGGAACATCGTCCGGGGGACCCTGGCCAGCCAGCAGGGGATGGACCGGGTGAACGCCGACTACATGGGGATGCTGGCCACCGTGATCAACGCCCTGGCGCTGCAGGACTGGCTGGAGCGCAAGGGAACCGAGACGCGGGTGCTCACGGCCATCCGCATGGAGCAGCTGGCGGAGCCGTACATCCGGCGCCGCGCGCTGCGCCACCTGGACAAGGGGCGGGTGGTGATCTTTGCGGGCGGCACCGGCAACCCGTACTTTTCCACCGACAGCGCCGCGGTGCTGCGGGGGATCGAGATGGAGGCCGACGTCATCGTGAAGGCCACCAAGGTCGACGGGGTGTACACCGCCGACCCGGCCAAGGACGCCACCGCCACCTTCATCCCCGAGATCTCCTTCCTCGACGCGCTGTCGCGCGAGCTGGGGGTGATGGACGCGGCGGCGCTCAGCCTGTGCAAGGAGAACGGCACGCCGGTGATCGTCTGCTCGCTCGACTCGCCCGACACCGTGGCGCGGGTGGTGCGTGGCGAGCGGATCGGCACGCTGGTGCATCCATGA
- the rplM gene encoding 50S ribosomal protein L13, whose translation MKTYSVKAGEIEHKWFVVDAAGKILGRVATEVARVLRGKHKPTYTPHLDTGDYVIVVNADKVQLSGNKADQKTYFRHSGYMGHERFIPFKEMLAKHPERVIELAVKGMLPKNALGRQMRQKLKVYAGGEHPHQAQNPENLNF comes from the coding sequence ATGAAGACGTATTCCGTCAAGGCGGGCGAGATCGAGCACAAGTGGTTCGTGGTCGACGCCGCCGGCAAGATCCTGGGACGCGTGGCCACCGAGGTGGCGCGCGTCCTTCGCGGCAAGCACAAGCCGACCTACACCCCGCACCTGGACACCGGCGACTACGTGATCGTGGTCAACGCCGACAAGGTGCAGCTGAGCGGAAACAAGGCCGACCAGAAGACCTACTTCCGCCACAGCGGGTACATGGGCCACGAGCGCTTCATCCCCTTCAAGGAGATGCTGGCCAAGCACCCCGAGCGCGTCATCGAGCTCGCGGTGAAGGGCATGCTCCCGAAGAACGCGCTGGGGCGGCAGATGCGCCAGAAGCTCAAGGTCTACGCGGGGGGCGAGCACCCGCACCAGGCGCAGAACCCCGAAAACCTCAACTTCTGA